A genomic window from Sporosarcina sp. Marseille-Q4063 includes:
- a CDS encoding UvrB/UvrC motif-containing protein — translation MICESCKERPASVIIKKGYIGEAVERHLCEKCAFQSETFHFDPHQEPLSIQQFLSQWFGGTEPFKTEQQQARGNQFGSIECPGCKLTFSKFLDIGKFGCATCYDTFRQHLPNVFGKLHSGHTTHTGKIPVSFNKVYAIKRKVEEVRAKMQAAVAEERFEEAAALRDEANELQEQLAHGGEERNVD, via the coding sequence ATGATTTGTGAAAGTTGTAAAGAACGACCCGCTTCCGTCATCATTAAAAAAGGGTATATCGGTGAGGCTGTCGAACGCCACTTATGTGAGAAGTGCGCATTCCAATCGGAAACGTTTCATTTTGATCCACATCAAGAACCGTTATCGATTCAGCAATTCTTATCACAATGGTTCGGCGGAACGGAGCCATTCAAAACGGAGCAGCAACAAGCCCGCGGCAATCAATTTGGAAGTATCGAATGCCCGGGTTGCAAATTAACATTTTCGAAGTTTCTCGACATCGGGAAATTTGGCTGTGCGACTTGCTATGATACGTTCCGGCAACATCTTCCGAATGTCTTTGGCAAACTGCATAGTGGTCACACAACCCATACGGGAAAAATACCTGTTTCGTTTAACAAAGTTTACGCAATCAAACGCAAAGTTGAAGAAGTACGCGCAAAAATGCAAGCCGCTGTAGCGGAAGAACGATTTGAAGAGGCTGCCGCTTTACGCGACGAAGCAAATGAACTCCAAGAGCAGCTTGCGCATGGAGGTGAAGAACGCAATGTCGATTGA
- a CDS encoding CtsR family transcriptional regulator has protein sequence MRNISDIIEGYLKTIIEKEQNGIIEIKRNEVAEKFQCVPSQINYVINTRFTAERGYAVESKRGGGGYIRIFRVRPNTRKELIEHILSGLDGGASHTMALDVVYRLIDEEVISERESKLILAAVDRTTIRIPLPERDEIRARILRAMLITLIYEQL, from the coding sequence GTGCGAAACATTTCTGATATTATTGAAGGGTATTTAAAAACGATTATCGAAAAAGAACAGAATGGCATTATTGAAATTAAGCGCAATGAAGTTGCGGAGAAATTTCAATGCGTGCCATCGCAAATCAATTACGTGATCAATACCCGTTTTACAGCAGAGCGTGGATATGCCGTTGAATCGAAACGGGGCGGCGGTGGCTATATTCGTATTTTTCGTGTCCGGCCAAACACCCGTAAAGAATTAATCGAACATATCCTATCGGGTCTCGACGGCGGCGCTTCGCATACGATGGCGCTGGACGTTGTGTATCGGCTCATCGATGAAGAAGTGATTTCGGAACGCGAATCTAAGCTGATACTTGCGGCAGTCGATCGAACGACCATCCGTATTCCGCTGCCGGAACGCGATGAAATTCGAGCGCGTATTTTGCGCGCAATGCTCATAACGCTTATTTATGAACAGCTATAA
- the bioB gene encoding biotin synthase BioB: protein MTLYDNLAERALAGGVLSDDEALSILNSPDDDLLLLLHASYKIRKHYFGNKVKLNMIINTKSGLCPENCGYCAQSIVSVAPIEKYSMMKREEIIAGAERAAKLNAGTYCIVASGRGPADRELDIVIDSVKAIKSKHEHMTVCACLGLLKTEQAVRLKEAGVDRYNHNINTSEAHHESITTSHTYEDRVNTVDLVKESGISPCSGVIIGMRETKEDVIAMARSLHVMDADSIPVNFLHAVDGTPLGGVDELSPRYCLKVLCLFRFINPSKEIRISGGREVNLRSLQPFGLYPANSIFIGDYLTTEGQEDNQDRKMLEDLGFEVDLEPLKQPVS, encoded by the coding sequence TTGACACTATATGATAATTTAGCGGAACGCGCCCTTGCGGGGGGAGTATTATCTGATGATGAAGCACTTTCGATTTTAAATAGCCCGGATGACGATTTGCTGCTCCTTCTCCATGCATCCTATAAAATCCGAAAACATTATTTTGGTAACAAAGTTAAGCTCAATATGATCATTAATACAAAGTCTGGATTATGCCCGGAAAACTGCGGGTATTGTGCGCAGTCAATCGTATCCGTAGCGCCAATCGAAAAGTATTCCATGATGAAAAGAGAAGAGATTATTGCTGGTGCTGAACGCGCGGCGAAACTGAATGCGGGTACCTATTGTATCGTTGCGAGTGGGCGTGGTCCTGCTGATCGTGAACTTGATATAGTCATTGATTCTGTTAAAGCAATTAAATCGAAACATGAACATATGACAGTTTGTGCTTGTTTAGGATTATTAAAGACAGAACAGGCAGTGCGTTTAAAAGAAGCGGGCGTCGATCGATACAACCACAACATCAATACATCTGAAGCCCATCATGAAAGTATTACGACATCACATACATACGAAGACCGAGTAAATACGGTTGATTTAGTCAAGGAGTCGGGCATTTCGCCGTGTTCCGGAGTTATTATCGGTATGCGTGAAACAAAAGAAGATGTTATCGCAATGGCACGCAGTCTTCATGTAATGGATGCAGACTCGATCCCTGTAAACTTTTTACATGCTGTTGACGGTACGCCACTTGGCGGAGTTGATGAGTTATCTCCGCGTTATTGTTTAAAAGTACTGTGTTTATTCAGGTTTATTAACCCGTCGAAAGAGATTCGAATTTCGGGTGGTCGAGAAGTAAATTTACGTAGCTTACAACCGTTTGGATTATATCCAGCAAATTCGATTTTCATTGGTGATTACTTGACTACTGAAGGTCAAGAAGACAATCAAGACCGGAAAATGCTAGAAGATCTAGGATTTGAAGTTGATCTTGAACCGTTAAAACAACCGGTATCTTGA
- a CDS encoding biotin transporter BioY, whose translation MTTATAKTKSGMSALSLVYSGMFAALMMIGANITAFAPFLTVGGVPITLQTFFAILAGLILGSRLGAISMTVYMFVGLAGAPVFAKFGGGFGSLMSPTFGFIVSFIFVAYIVGKIVEKNGHLNSYIFAALVGCTINYLFGTNWMYFAYKLWAAAPDAFTYKIAWLWMVPPLPKDIFLSVLAGIFGHRMYKVLKVRR comes from the coding sequence ATGACGACAGCAACGGCAAAGACAAAAAGTGGAATGAGCGCATTAAGCTTGGTTTACAGCGGTATGTTTGCAGCGCTCATGATGATCGGAGCGAATATAACTGCATTTGCCCCGTTTTTAACAGTTGGCGGCGTGCCGATCACGCTTCAGACATTTTTCGCGATTCTTGCAGGTTTAATTCTTGGAAGCCGGTTGGGTGCGATTTCGATGACGGTTTACATGTTTGTGGGGCTTGCGGGCGCGCCAGTTTTCGCGAAATTTGGCGGAGGGTTTGGATCGTTAATGAGCCCGACATTCGGATTTATTGTTTCATTTATATTCGTAGCGTACATAGTCGGAAAAATCGTTGAGAAAAATGGTCATTTAAACAGTTATATTTTCGCAGCACTCGTTGGTTGTACGATTAACTACTTGTTCGGGACGAACTGGATGTACTTTGCTTATAAACTATGGGCGGCGGCACCCGATGCATTTACGTACAAAATCGCTTGGTTATGGATGGTTCCGCCATTGCCGAAAGATATTTTTCTATCTGTATTGGCAGGAATTTTCGGGCACCGCATGTATAAAGTGTTGAAAGTGAGGCGTTAA
- a CDS encoding histidine kinase: MKALAYVVPIMIIVAWGSWFMLNRSHTEVPETSRVLITIGAVVVSGIISYFLFPKDEFKKK, translated from the coding sequence TTGAAAGCTTTAGCGTACGTGGTTCCGATTATGATTATTGTTGCTTGGGGTAGCTGGTTCATGTTAAATCGGAGCCACACCGAAGTGCCCGAAACATCACGCGTCCTCATCACGATCGGCGCTGTGGTTGTCAGCGGGATTATTTCATACTTTCTTTTTCCGAAAGATGAATTTAAAAAGAAATAA
- a CDS encoding nuclease-related domain-containing protein — MNKFIVKKRVEPLIIESLRAALSRLDPTHEKYAMLNGMYSSRISGLAGEDKVDQVFQKYKFSMQHKIFNGLSLTSSTDFQIDSLFITPAYAVVIETKNLAGSIKVKNNPPQLLQTLDNGDIRSYVSPVLQVQSNKELLQDWFHSRNISLPIYGIVALAFPKKDVELFDTDIQFLYPSGIPSYIRSLPTTPHLLDEKNFSLLINDLFHSDKEFIPNPLCLTYSLQKNDIFTGVFCPACRFLSMTKYRGGWRCPACAHKSSQAHVQAIRDWFLLFGGKMTNKDCREFLNIHQRSTATRILQSMDLHTAGEKRNRTYAISTFR; from the coding sequence ATGAACAAATTTATCGTTAAAAAACGTGTTGAACCCTTAATTATCGAGAGCCTTCGGGCGGCTTTGTCTCGACTTGATCCAACTCACGAGAAATATGCAATGCTAAATGGGATGTATTCTTCTCGTATTTCAGGTTTAGCCGGGGAGGATAAGGTAGACCAAGTTTTCCAGAAGTACAAATTCTCGATGCAACATAAAATTTTTAATGGGCTTTCCCTGACATCAAGTACAGATTTCCAAATTGATTCACTGTTCATTACCCCCGCATACGCAGTTGTAATCGAAACCAAAAACCTTGCCGGTTCGATTAAGGTGAAAAACAATCCACCTCAATTGCTACAAACTCTTGATAATGGCGATATAAGAAGTTATGTAAGTCCTGTTTTGCAAGTGCAGTCTAATAAGGAATTGCTACAAGATTGGTTCCATAGCCGGAATATTTCACTTCCCATTTATGGCATCGTCGCCCTTGCTTTCCCAAAGAAAGATGTTGAACTATTTGATACAGATATCCAGTTTTTATACCCTTCCGGAATTCCCTCATATATCCGGAGTCTCCCAACAACCCCTCATTTGTTGGATGAAAAGAACTTTTCCCTTTTGATTAATGACCTTTTTCACAGCGATAAAGAGTTTATTCCTAATCCGCTTTGTCTAACCTACTCTTTACAAAAAAATGATATCTTTACGGGCGTTTTCTGCCCTGCCTGTCGTTTTTTAAGTATGACTAAATATAGGGGCGGCTGGCGTTGTCCAGCATGTGCACACAAAAGTTCACAAGCACATGTACAAGCCATACGTGATTGGTTTCTTTTATTCGGAGGAAAAATGACAAATAAAGATTGTCGTGAATTTCTTAACATACACCAACGATCAACAGCTACCCGAATTTTACAAAGTATGGATTTGCACACAGCTGGAGAAAAGCGCAATCGCACCTATGCAATATCCACTTTTAGATAA
- a CDS encoding YIP1 family protein, which translates to MNPLLSIWSQPKNTVQYMMDNKPISYLIFLAILSSFATGILAFADQGFFVEFSLPVILLIITILSIIGTVAGLGLSSVVYTWIGKLLGGTGTIRNTSYAVAAGLIPTIWTMPLGIIAVILYGKNLFMQPVDIFTITNMSIGFYLPLNLIQLGVSIYAVVVLSKGLGLVHNFSAWRGFGAIAIMIGILVVITIPIIVLIVMIML; encoded by the coding sequence ATGAACCCATTATTATCGATTTGGTCTCAGCCCAAGAACACCGTGCAATACATGATGGACAATAAACCGATTAGTTATTTAATCTTTTTGGCCATATTATCATCTTTTGCTACAGGAATCTTAGCGTTCGCGGATCAAGGGTTTTTTGTTGAGTTTTCATTACCCGTTATTCTTTTAATTATTACGATATTGTCAATCATCGGCACTGTCGCAGGTTTGGGATTATCATCTGTCGTTTACACTTGGATTGGGAAACTATTGGGAGGAACCGGAACGATACGCAATACGAGTTATGCGGTTGCGGCTGGTTTGATACCAACCATATGGACAATGCCGCTTGGGATTATCGCAGTTATCCTGTATGGAAAGAATCTATTTATGCAGCCAGTTGATATTTTCACCATAACGAATATGTCGATTGGTTTTTATCTTCCGCTTAATCTGATCCAATTAGGGGTTTCGATATACGCCGTGGTCGTTTTGTCAAAAGGACTCGGACTCGTGCATAACTTCTCGGCATGGCGTGGTTTCGGAGCAATCGCGATTATGATTGGGATTTTGGTGGTAATTACCATTCCGATTATTGTTTTAATCGTAATGATTATGTTGTAA
- a CDS encoding thiol-disulfide oxidoreductase DCC family protein gives MQRVILFDGECNFCDANVQFIIKRDPYAHFHFASLQGETGTKFTNKYGIPEDVDSLVLIEKNKAFTKSDAALRIAKKLDGLWHLLFIFILVPRPIRDGVYNYIAKNRYKWFGKKELACSLPSPDVRKRFL, from the coding sequence ATGCAGAGAGTAATTCTTTTTGACGGCGAGTGTAATTTCTGTGATGCCAACGTGCAATTTATTATCAAACGAGATCCGTACGCACACTTTCATTTCGCATCGTTGCAAGGTGAAACAGGTACGAAGTTCACGAATAAATACGGTATACCCGAAGACGTAGACAGCCTAGTCTTGATTGAAAAAAATAAAGCCTTTACAAAATCGGACGCCGCGCTTCGCATCGCGAAAAAACTTGACGGGTTATGGCATCTGTTATTCATATTTATACTCGTCCCGCGACCGATTCGTGACGGCGTTTATAACTACATCGCTAAAAATCGCTATAAATGGTTCGGCAAAAAAGAACTGGCTTGTTCATTACCATCCCCGGATGTTAGAAAACGATTTTTATAA
- a CDS encoding DUF779 domain-containing protein, whose translation MTKRVIATDATLELIEFLKKKHGPLMFHQSGGCCDGSSPMCYPDGELIIGEQDVLLGHIGDAPFYMHKNQFDYWKHTQLIIDVVEGRGGMFSLEGVEGKRFLVRSRAFTAEENEALQV comes from the coding sequence ATGACAAAACGTGTGATTGCGACTGACGCGACACTGGAACTCATTGAGTTTTTGAAAAAGAAGCATGGACCGCTCATGTTTCATCAATCGGGCGGTTGTTGCGACGGGTCGTCACCGATGTGCTACCCAGACGGCGAATTAATAATCGGGGAGCAAGACGTCCTTCTCGGTCACATCGGGGATGCACCGTTTTATATGCATAAAAACCAGTTCGACTATTGGAAACATACGCAACTCATTATCGACGTAGTTGAAGGTCGAGGCGGCATGTTTTCACTCGAAGGCGTCGAAGGAAAACGTTTCTTAGTTAGATCGCGTGCCTTTACCGCTGAAGAAAATGAAGCATTGCAAGTATGA
- the adh gene encoding aldehyde dehydrogenase produces the protein MVQAVENQVYAFPNTDGAKVNYKERYENYIGGKWTPPVSGKYFDNPTPVTGKVFTEVARSTSEDIELALDAAHAAKDAWGKTSVTERSNILLKIADRMEQNLEMLAVAESWENGKAVRETLNADIPLAIDHFRYFAGAIRAQEGGVSQIDDDTVAYHFHEPIGVVGQIIPWNFPILMAVWKLAPALAAGNCVILKPAEQTPASIMVLVELIEDLLPAGVVNVVNGFGLEAGKPLASNPRIGKIAFTGETTTGRLIMQYASQNTIPVSLELGGKSPNIFFEDIADEDDAFFDKAVEGFVMFALNQGEVCTCPSRALIHESIYDKFMERALARVEAIKVGNPLDPTVMMGAQASTEQLEKILSYLDIGKQEGAECLAGGEQNKFEGDLAEGYYVKPTVFKGDNKMRIFQEEIFGPVVSVTTFKTKEEALEIANDTLYGLGAAVWTRDVNTAYRFGRGIQAGRVWTNCYHVYPAHAAFGGYKASGIGRENHLAMLSGYQQTKNMLVSYNENKQGFF, from the coding sequence ATGGTACAAGCAGTAGAGAATCAAGTTTACGCATTTCCAAACACGGACGGAGCGAAAGTGAATTACAAGGAAAGGTACGAAAATTATATCGGTGGGAAATGGACACCGCCGGTAAGCGGCAAGTATTTTGATAATCCGACGCCGGTTACGGGGAAAGTTTTCACGGAAGTAGCCCGTTCAACTTCAGAAGATATTGAACTTGCACTTGATGCAGCGCATGCCGCAAAAGATGCATGGGGAAAAACGTCTGTAACGGAACGCTCAAATATTTTACTCAAAATCGCAGATCGCATGGAACAAAATTTGGAGATGTTGGCTGTTGCGGAGTCGTGGGAAAATGGAAAAGCGGTTCGCGAAACATTGAACGCGGACATTCCGCTCGCAATTGACCACTTCCGTTATTTTGCAGGGGCAATTCGTGCGCAAGAAGGCGGCGTAAGCCAAATTGATGATGATACAGTCGCGTATCACTTCCATGAGCCGATTGGAGTCGTCGGTCAAATTATTCCGTGGAACTTCCCGATTTTAATGGCGGTTTGGAAATTAGCACCAGCACTAGCAGCTGGAAACTGCGTCATCTTAAAACCGGCTGAACAAACACCGGCATCGATTATGGTTCTTGTCGAATTAATCGAAGATCTACTTCCGGCAGGTGTCGTAAACGTTGTAAACGGTTTTGGTCTAGAAGCAGGAAAGCCGCTTGCATCGAATCCACGCATCGGGAAAATTGCTTTTACAGGCGAAACAACAACAGGACGTCTAATTATGCAATATGCATCTCAAAATACAATCCCGGTGTCGCTCGAGTTGGGCGGAAAATCGCCGAATATCTTCTTTGAGGATATTGCTGACGAAGACGATGCGTTTTTCGATAAAGCTGTCGAAGGATTTGTCATGTTCGCGCTCAATCAAGGCGAAGTGTGCACATGTCCGTCACGTGCTTTAATCCACGAATCAATTTATGATAAATTCATGGAACGGGCACTTGCTCGAGTAGAAGCGATTAAAGTAGGAAACCCGCTCGACCCAACAGTAATGATGGGCGCTCAAGCTTCAACGGAACAGTTGGAGAAAATCTTGTCCTATCTAGATATCGGTAAGCAAGAAGGCGCGGAATGTTTAGCGGGCGGCGAACAAAACAAGTTCGAAGGAGATTTGGCGGAAGGCTATTATGTCAAACCGACAGTCTTTAAAGGCGACAATAAAATGCGGATTTTCCAAGAAGAAATTTTCGGACCTGTCGTTTCCGTGACGACTTTCAAAACGAAAGAAGAAGCACTCGAAATCGCGAATGACACATTATATGGTCTAGGCGCTGCAGTTTGGACACGCGACGTCAATACGGCATATCGTTTCGGGCGCGGCATTCAAGCAGGACGCGTTTGGACGAATTGCTACCACGTCTACCCAGCTCATGCAGCTTTCGGAGGCTACAAAGCATCTGGTATCGGACGCGAAAACCATCTCGCTATGTTGTCCGGCTATCAGCAAACGAAAAACATGCTTGTTAGTTACAACGAAAACAAACAAGGATTCTTTTGA
- a CDS encoding amidohydrolase, whose amino-acid sequence MINQKIKDLITQYSDELTALRRKLHSEPELPWEEVQTTQFICDYLDALGISYRRTEPTGVIATIEGQPGGKTVALRGDMDALPVEQLNTHVPYASKVNGKMHACGHDAHTSMLLIAAKALSEVKDDLPGNVRLIFQPAEEIAEGAKAMVEQGAMDGVDNVFGIHIWSQMPTHKVSCPPGPSFAAADIFRVNFVGKGGHGAIPEDCIDAALVASSFVMNIQTVVSRTIDPQNAAVLTIGRMDVGTRFNVIAENALIEGTVRTFNQETRNHIEKSISHYAQNVASTYGATAEVEYIRGTQPVINDEESAVLVQQVATEAFGSDVIFAEKPTMGAEDFSFYLDKAPGSFALVGSGNAKKDTEWSHHHGNFDIDEDALATGAELYAQYAWAYLK is encoded by the coding sequence ATGATTAATCAAAAGATTAAAGATTTAATCACTCAATATAGCGACGAATTAACAGCGCTTCGACGAAAATTGCACAGCGAACCGGAATTGCCGTGGGAAGAAGTGCAAACAACCCAATTCATCTGTGATTATCTCGATGCGCTTGGCATTTCGTATCGAAGAACCGAACCGACTGGCGTCATTGCAACGATAGAAGGTCAACCGGGCGGAAAAACAGTTGCACTGCGTGGAGACATGGATGCGCTACCAGTTGAACAGCTCAATACCCACGTCCCTTATGCGTCAAAAGTGAATGGGAAAATGCATGCTTGCGGACATGACGCCCATACATCAATGCTTTTGATTGCAGCAAAAGCATTGTCTGAAGTGAAAGATGATCTTCCAGGAAATGTACGTCTTATATTCCAACCCGCTGAAGAAATTGCCGAAGGCGCAAAAGCGATGGTCGAACAAGGCGCGATGGATGGTGTCGATAATGTATTCGGTATCCATATTTGGTCGCAAATGCCGACGCATAAAGTTTCATGCCCACCTGGACCGTCGTTTGCCGCAGCTGATATTTTCAGGGTTAATTTCGTAGGGAAAGGCGGACACGGGGCGATTCCCGAAGATTGCATCGACGCCGCACTCGTTGCCTCTTCTTTTGTCATGAATATTCAAACAGTTGTTTCGCGAACAATCGATCCACAAAACGCAGCCGTACTTACAATCGGAAGAATGGATGTCGGCACTCGTTTTAACGTGATTGCTGAGAATGCGCTTATAGAAGGAACTGTTCGCACATTTAATCAAGAGACGCGAAATCATATTGAAAAGAGCATTAGTCACTACGCACAAAACGTGGCATCGACATACGGCGCTACTGCAGAAGTTGAGTACATCCGCGGCACGCAACCAGTCATTAATGATGAGGAAAGTGCCGTTCTCGTTCAGCAAGTTGCTACAGAGGCATTTGGATCTGACGTTATTTTTGCTGAAAAGCCGACAATGGGCGCAGAAGATTTCTCGTTCTATCTAGACAAAGCCCCTGGCAGTTTCGCGCTCGTAGGGAGTGGGAATGCCAAAAAAGATACTGAATGGTCGCATCACCATGGAAATTTTGATATTGACGAAGATGCACTTGCCACCGGTGCGGAACTGTACGCGCAGTATGCTTGGGCTTATCTAAAATAA
- a CDS encoding Zn-dependent hydrolase, producing MKANQERIEQHIELLNRFTSTPGQGVTRLTYSKEDLQARNFIKEKMIEYGLEVSEDGFGNIFGKLEGTSPDKPSVIVGSHFDSVPNGGAYDGTAGVVVGLEVAALFKENNVQPTYPLEIIALVEEEGSRFGGGLMGSRGMMGMLSDEDFKKLADKDGVLAEDAMLTIGLDPLKKKVRDHETIRAFLELHIEQGPILEEKGIQVGIVESIVGLTQLEVTVQGQAGHAGTTPMNRRSDALVSAAQIIGDLPELATSIGEGTVITTGRLNVYPNGANVIPDKVTFTIDIRAGKEENILEAVRRTNERIATGQEKGIHISVEEMLYIQPKFLDENIRSILKETSDALEITNCNMQSGAGHDAMVLSDFTACGMVFIPSKDGLSHCPEEWSDASDLAAGTNILFETVKRLMEEETS from the coding sequence ATGAAGGCAAATCAAGAACGAATCGAACAACATATAGAATTATTAAACCGTTTTACGTCAACGCCAGGTCAAGGCGTGACGAGGCTTACATATAGCAAAGAAGATTTGCAGGCGCGAAACTTTATTAAAGAAAAAATGATCGAGTACGGTCTCGAAGTGTCTGAAGACGGATTTGGAAATATTTTCGGGAAACTCGAAGGAACTTCACCAGACAAGCCATCTGTTATTGTCGGTTCTCATTTCGATTCTGTTCCGAATGGCGGTGCTTACGACGGTACTGCAGGTGTTGTTGTCGGGCTAGAAGTAGCTGCATTGTTCAAAGAAAATAACGTGCAGCCAACGTATCCCCTCGAAATTATCGCGCTTGTGGAAGAAGAAGGTTCGCGGTTCGGCGGGGGACTCATGGGTTCTAGGGGCATGATGGGGATGCTTTCCGATGAGGATTTTAAAAAGCTCGCGGATAAAGATGGTGTTTTAGCCGAAGATGCGATGTTGACCATTGGACTGGATCCCTTGAAAAAGAAGGTGCGTGATCACGAAACCATTCGTGCTTTTCTAGAACTGCATATCGAACAAGGCCCGATTCTCGAAGAAAAAGGCATCCAGGTAGGTATTGTTGAGTCGATCGTGGGACTGACGCAATTGGAAGTAACCGTGCAAGGGCAAGCCGGGCATGCAGGTACAACGCCCATGAACCGGCGCTCCGATGCCCTTGTCTCAGCCGCGCAAATTATTGGTGACTTGCCTGAACTGGCAACCTCTATAGGGGAAGGGACTGTAATTACAACAGGTCGATTGAATGTTTATCCAAACGGTGCGAATGTAATTCCAGATAAAGTTACTTTCACAATCGATATACGAGCGGGCAAGGAAGAAAATATCCTTGAAGCTGTTCGACGTACTAACGAACGAATTGCTACCGGGCAAGAGAAGGGCATTCATATCAGTGTGGAGGAAATGCTCTATATTCAACCGAAGTTTTTGGATGAAAATATTCGTTCCATTTTGAAGGAGACGAGCGATGCGTTAGAAATTACGAACTGCAACATGCAAAGTGGCGCCGGGCATGATGCGATGGTGTTGTCAGATTTCACTGCTTGTGGAATGGTATTCATCCCGAGTAAAGACGGACTCAGCCATTGTCCGGAAGAATGGTCGGATGCAAGTGATTTGGCAGCTGGCACAAATATTTTATTCGAAACGGTAAAACGATTAATGGAGGAAGAGACGTCATGA
- a CDS encoding S1C family serine protease yields the protein METEKRNSPWKRFLSTVGAGVIGSVLTLGVVFNTDLVPATSQNTAGVQADNTPSYNIEQASAKNAPLSLSDMVEQSSNAIVGVVKYQSNGNRFAQNVEDVESGTGSGVIYKVDGNDAYVVTNNHVIADAQKIEVSLESGETTTAELIGQDALSDLAVLKIDAKYAKSVLEFGDSDKLRAGDPVVAIGNPLGLEFSRTVTQGIVSAVDRTINVETAAGAWELNVIQTDAAINPGNSGGALLNAAGELIGINSLKIAQGGVEGLGFAIPSNEVGPIVDEIVKNGSVERPYIGVGLANLNEVRAEYVQHLPESVEGGAMIVSVDPESAAGKAGIKEQDIITEINGTAVKNSTELRKYLYSELKVGDKASFTIYRGADKITIDLTLTSNSK from the coding sequence TTGGAAACAGAAAAGAGAAATAGTCCTTGGAAACGGTTTTTATCCACTGTAGGCGCTGGTGTCATTGGTTCTGTGTTGACACTCGGAGTTGTTTTCAACACGGATTTAGTGCCAGCAACATCACAAAATACCGCTGGGGTTCAAGCGGACAACACCCCTTCCTATAACATCGAACAAGCATCGGCAAAAAATGCCCCCCTTTCACTTTCAGATATGGTTGAACAATCATCAAATGCGATTGTCGGTGTCGTGAAGTATCAAAGCAACGGAAATCGTTTTGCGCAAAACGTTGAAGATGTTGAAAGCGGCACGGGATCCGGCGTTATTTATAAAGTAGACGGGAACGATGCTTACGTCGTTACGAATAATCACGTCATTGCAGATGCGCAGAAAATTGAAGTATCCCTTGAGAGCGGAGAAACGACGACCGCTGAACTTATCGGGCAAGACGCGCTCAGCGATTTAGCCGTTTTGAAAATCGATGCGAAATACGCGAAAAGCGTCCTTGAATTTGGTGATTCCGACAAGCTTCGAGCCGGAGATCCAGTCGTCGCGATTGGAAACCCGCTTGGTCTCGAGTTTTCTAGAACGGTTACACAAGGAATTGTCAGTGCCGTCGACCGAACGATAAATGTGGAAACAGCGGCTGGCGCTTGGGAATTAAACGTTATCCAAACCGACGCAGCCATTAACCCTGGAAACTCCGGCGGCGCATTATTGAACGCGGCTGGCGAACTGATCGGCATTAACAGCTTGAAAATCGCGCAAGGCGGCGTTGAAGGACTCGGATTCGCCATTCCGAGTAATGAAGTCGGTCCGATTGTCGATGAAATCGTTAAAAACGGAAGTGTTGAACGACCGTATATCGGTGTCGGCCTTGCCAATCTCAACGAGGTTCGCGCGGAGTACGTGCAACATCTTCCAGAATCTGTCGAAGGCGGCGCCATGATTGTCAGCGTCGACCCTGAATCAGCGGCCGGAAAAGCCGGTATCAAAGAACAAGATATTATTACCGAGATCAACGGCACAGCCGTGAAAAACTCCACTGAATTACGCAAGTATCTTTATTCGGAACTGAAAGTCGGCGACAAAGCCTCTTTCACCATCTACCGCGGAGCCGACAAAATAACGATTGACCTTACTTTAACGAGCAATAGTAAATAA